From Pontibacter actiniarum, a single genomic window includes:
- a CDS encoding RNA polymerase sigma factor yields the protein MSGTKFDGEGEQYLIEALQQGNREVLGQLYDAYAPVMLGVISRIVEDAEVAEEVLQETFVAVWSRIEVYDYSRNRFLTWALAIARGMALEAVKAGKCNSLKKAAAKPAPEGAQAGKPQNQGESPLCHLEPQERAVLELIYLKGRSCPEAAAALGITEQKLRQTLQKAFIHLKAGKPA from the coding sequence ATGTCAGGAACTAAATTTGATGGAGAGGGAGAGCAATACCTTATAGAAGCCCTCCAGCAGGGAAATCGTGAGGTGCTGGGCCAGCTTTACGATGCCTATGCCCCGGTCATGCTAGGGGTAATCTCCAGGATAGTAGAGGATGCGGAAGTGGCGGAGGAGGTGCTGCAGGAAACTTTTGTCGCCGTTTGGTCGCGGATAGAGGTCTATGACTACTCCAGAAACAGGTTTCTGACCTGGGCCCTGGCCATTGCCCGTGGCATGGCCCTGGAGGCCGTGAAGGCTGGCAAGTGCAACTCCCTGAAAAAGGCCGCTGCTAAGCCTGCTCCGGAGGGCGCCCAGGCAGGAAAGCCGCAAAACCAGGGGGAGAGCCCGCTCTGCCACCTGGAGCCACAGGAAAGGGCCGTACTGGAGCTGATCTACCTGAAGGGCCGCAGCTGCCCAGAAGCGGCCGCCGCGCTGGGTATAACCGAACAGAAACTAAGACAAACACTACAGAAGGCATTCATTCATTTAAAAGCAGGAAAACCGGCATGA
- the ggt gene encoding gamma-glutamyltransferase: protein MVVTAHPLASAVGADILRRGGNAVDAAIAVQFALAVVYPDAGNIGGGGFMVLRQQDGTVDALDYRERAPAAATRNMYLNEEGEVVENLSLKGHLAAGVPGTVAGMVQAHEKYGSMPWHELVQPAVVLAAKGFPLTEKEAQKLNEQRLDFIRYNPVRPGFILRDHWRAGDTLRLQDLANTLERIRDRGRAGFYEGPTAELLVAEMQRGGGIISMADLAAYEAVWREPLTAQLEDYRVISMPPPSSGGIALLQLLTISEDYPLDAWGWNTVASAHLMIEAEKRVYADRAKHLGDPAYYDVPVEALLDRSYIKSRMEGFSLEEETDSDLISAGVPAPAESPHTTHYSIVDPAGNAVSVTTTLNSSFGSKVFVAGAGFLLNNEMDDFSVKPGYPNSYGLIGGEANAIAPGKRMLSSMTPTILEKDGQLYMVIGAMGGSTIITTVYQIILNVTEHGFPMQGAVNAGRFHHQWKPDWVLSEWGGLGPRTSLELWWKGHKIVPKPSGGIGRAAGILVLPDGRLEGGADPRGDDAAAGF, encoded by the coding sequence ATGGTGGTAACGGCCCACCCGCTTGCCTCGGCGGTGGGCGCAGACATTCTCCGGCGCGGTGGCAATGCCGTGGACGCCGCCATTGCCGTTCAGTTTGCCCTGGCAGTGGTGTACCCGGATGCCGGAAACATCGGGGGCGGCGGCTTTATGGTGCTGCGGCAGCAGGATGGGACCGTGGATGCCCTGGATTACCGTGAGCGGGCCCCTGCCGCCGCAACACGCAACATGTACCTGAACGAGGAAGGGGAGGTGGTTGAGAACCTGAGCCTGAAGGGGCACCTGGCAGCGGGCGTGCCCGGCACCGTGGCCGGTATGGTGCAGGCCCATGAGAAGTACGGCAGCATGCCCTGGCACGAGCTGGTGCAGCCAGCCGTTGTACTCGCTGCCAAGGGGTTTCCGCTCACCGAAAAGGAGGCGCAGAAGCTGAACGAGCAACGGCTCGACTTTATCCGTTACAACCCCGTGCGGCCCGGGTTTATACTTCGCGACCACTGGCGTGCGGGCGATACCTTGCGCTTGCAAGACCTGGCCAACACCCTAGAGCGGATCCGGGACCGGGGCAGGGCAGGCTTCTACGAAGGCCCCACGGCAGAGCTGCTGGTGGCTGAGATGCAGCGAGGCGGGGGGATAATCTCCATGGCAGACCTTGCGGCCTATGAGGCGGTGTGGCGTGAGCCCCTGACGGCGCAACTGGAGGACTACCGGGTAATTTCCATGCCTCCGCCCTCCAGCGGCGGTATTGCGCTGCTACAGTTGCTGACCATTTCAGAGGACTACCCGCTGGATGCCTGGGGCTGGAACACCGTTGCCTCGGCCCATTTGATGATAGAGGCTGAGAAGAGGGTGTACGCCGATCGTGCCAAACACCTGGGCGATCCCGCTTATTACGATGTACCGGTAGAGGCTTTACTGGATAGGAGCTACATTAAAAGCAGGATGGAGGGTTTTTCGCTGGAGGAGGAAACGGATAGTGACCTGATATCGGCTGGTGTTCCGGCGCCAGCCGAAAGCCCCCACACAACCCACTACTCCATTGTAGACCCCGCTGGCAACGCCGTGTCGGTCACCACCACCCTTAACAGCAGCTTTGGCTCCAAGGTGTTTGTGGCCGGGGCGGGTTTTCTGCTCAACAACGAAATGGACGATTTTAGCGTGAAGCCCGGCTACCCTAACAGCTACGGCCTGATTGGGGGCGAGGCTAACGCCATCGCTCCGGGCAAGCGCATGCTAAGCTCCATGACACCTACCATCCTGGAAAAGGACGGGCAGCTGTACATGGTAATAGGCGCGATGGGCGGCTCCACCATTATCACCACCGTTTACCAGATCATCCTCAACGTAACGGAGCACGGCTTCCCGATGCAGGGGGCCGTTAACGCAGGGCGCTTTCACCACCAGTGGAAGCCGGACTGGGTGCTTTCGGAGTGGGGGGGCTTAGGTCCGCGCACCAGTTTAGAGCTGTGGTGGAAGGGGCACAAAATTGTACCTAAGCCATCGGGTGGCATTGGCAGGGCTGCCGGCATCCTGGTGTTGCCAGACGGCCGCCTGGAGGGCGGCGCTGATCCCCGTGGCGACGATGCGGCGGCAGGCTTCTAA
- a CDS encoding anhydro-N-acetylmuramic acid kinase: MNKNMQRLVNIAGKERRTIIGLMSGTSLDGLDIALCDFVGHGTHTSVFLRAFTTTPYSSEFKKQVKSIFSKRQVDLESVCLMNAYVGRYHADLINASLKQWQVEPSEVDAIASHGQTIYHAPASLHKIDGMPDATLQIGDGDHIAVKTGIVTLSDFRQKHIAAGGEGAPLAVYGDYLLFSEEGQNRIMLNIGGIANFTFLPGDLDTTRIFSTDVGPGNTLMDAYIQSRFPDRFFDADSELALSGTANDGLVAALLDHPFFEQGFPKTTGPELFNLAYLEQAQQRSGTAQLSPADVMASLNQFSAISICNALKRTLGAERFEVFLSGGGMHNPLLIRNIEQRLTGVVIRDTAELGVSPDAKEAVLFATLANECLVGDKLDFGPGKMRIPSVHMGKISLPE; encoded by the coding sequence ATGAATAAAAACATGCAGCGCCTGGTAAACATTGCCGGCAAAGAAAGACGGACTATCATTGGGTTGATGTCAGGTACGTCTTTGGATGGGCTAGACATAGCCCTTTGTGATTTTGTCGGGCATGGCACGCACACCAGCGTTTTCCTTCGCGCGTTTACCACCACCCCGTACAGCAGTGAGTTTAAGAAGCAGGTAAAAAGTATCTTCTCCAAAAGGCAGGTTGACCTTGAAAGCGTCTGCCTCATGAATGCCTATGTAGGCAGGTACCATGCGGACCTGATAAACGCCAGCTTGAAACAGTGGCAGGTGGAGCCGTCTGAAGTGGATGCGATCGCCAGCCACGGGCAAACAATCTATCATGCCCCAGCCTCCCTGCATAAGATAGACGGCATGCCTGACGCCACCTTACAAATAGGAGATGGAGATCACATTGCCGTTAAGACAGGCATTGTAACGCTGAGTGACTTTAGGCAAAAACACATTGCCGCCGGTGGCGAAGGGGCACCACTCGCCGTGTACGGTGATTACCTCCTGTTTTCGGAGGAAGGGCAAAACCGCATTATGCTTAACATTGGAGGCATTGCCAACTTTACCTTTCTGCCAGGAGACCTTGATACCACACGGATTTTCTCTACGGATGTGGGGCCCGGCAATACCCTAATGGATGCCTATATCCAGTCCCGTTTCCCCGACAGGTTTTTTGATGCAGACTCCGAACTAGCTCTCTCAGGCACTGCTAACGACGGGTTGGTAGCGGCTTTATTAGATCATCCTTTTTTTGAACAGGGCTTCCCGAAAACAACAGGGCCTGAGCTGTTTAACCTTGCCTACCTGGAGCAGGCCCAACAGAGATCGGGTACAGCGCAGCTTTCTCCAGCGGATGTGATGGCAAGTTTAAACCAGTTCTCGGCCATTAGCATCTGTAACGCACTGAAAAGAACCCTGGGCGCGGAGCGCTTTGAGGTGTTCCTGAGTGGGGGCGGTATGCACAACCCTTTGTTGATACGGAACATAGAGCAACGCCTTACGGGTGTGGTGATCAGAGATACAGCTGAACTGGGAGTATCCCCGGATGCGAAAGAGGCCGTGCTTTTTGCCACCCTTGCCAATGAGTGCCTGGTGGGCGACAAGCTTGACTTTGGCCCGGGGAAAATGCGCATCCCTTCGGTGCACATGGGCAAAATAAGCCTTCCTGAATAA
- a CDS encoding outer membrane protein OmpK, whose product MVPRLTTPAGVTAKLYLLLLVFACLLLHNPATAQVIYKGGSNVQLLYGRNLERSGELATVTFEHFGDYGALEQFGFADLSNSASLASPDLYLEWYPKVSLSRATGQELTLGPISDVLLAGGVNVLFGGAEDFFVYLAGSAFKFRIPGPGLLQLEAYYYRQDGRAYSGTYQFTPSWDVPLPVSEKVRLRFRGFMDFIGDRGPGSTQYLTQPQLFLDLGNLWAKPGKVFLGSEWRYWNNVAGIEGLDESVLQANVLFSL is encoded by the coding sequence ATGGTCCCTCGTCTCACCACGCCAGCTGGCGTTACCGCTAAACTATACCTGTTGCTGCTGGTTTTCGCGTGTTTGCTGCTGCATAACCCAGCCACTGCGCAGGTCATCTACAAAGGCGGCTCTAATGTGCAGCTCCTGTACGGGCGTAACCTGGAGCGGTCCGGTGAGTTGGCCACCGTCACTTTCGAGCACTTTGGAGACTATGGGGCGCTGGAGCAGTTTGGCTTTGCAGACTTATCGAACAGCGCTAGCCTGGCAAGCCCGGATCTGTACCTGGAGTGGTACCCTAAAGTGAGCCTGAGCCGCGCCACGGGGCAGGAGTTAACGCTGGGGCCAATCAGTGATGTGCTGCTGGCGGGCGGGGTAAACGTGCTTTTCGGAGGTGCCGAGGATTTCTTTGTTTACCTGGCCGGGTCCGCATTTAAGTTCAGGATACCGGGCCCCGGTCTGCTCCAGCTTGAGGCCTACTATTACAGGCAGGATGGCCGGGCCTACAGCGGCACCTACCAGTTTACCCCGAGCTGGGATGTTCCGCTGCCTGTTTCGGAGAAAGTACGCCTGCGGTTCCGTGGCTTCATGGACTTCATTGGCGACCGTGGCCCCGGCAGTACCCAATACCTTACACAGCCCCAGCTTTTCCTGGACCTGGGCAACCTCTGGGCTAAACCGGGGAAGGTGTTCCTGGGCTCTGAGTGGCGTTACTGGAACAACGTAGCCGGCATTGAGGGGCTGGATGAGTCTGTGCTGCAGGCAAATGTGCTGTTCAGCCTATAG
- a CDS encoding alpha/beta hydrolase, translated as MVTKRGKYSTGRITTKPGKPTGRAGVATGVQPLGLDSQKDGFIYVPPGYDSSKPAALAVMLHGAGAPATQGLSLLQPYADAHNIILIAPAARAYSWDIIASDAFGPDAIYLDQALALAFDTYAIDHQQLAIGGFSDGASYALCLGLTNGDLFTHVIAFSPGFAYTLQTRGKPAVFISHGVDDPVLPIAPCSRRIASQLRRQGVALKYTEFAGGHEIPAAISASAVAWFAPAQH; from the coding sequence ATGGTTACAAAAAGAGGCAAGTACAGCACCGGCAGGATAACCACCAAGCCCGGCAAACCCACCGGCAGGGCAGGCGTTGCAACGGGCGTGCAGCCGTTAGGGCTGGACAGCCAAAAGGACGGCTTCATCTACGTGCCCCCAGGGTACGACAGCAGCAAACCAGCTGCATTGGCAGTGATGCTGCACGGTGCCGGCGCTCCTGCCACGCAAGGCTTGTCTTTGCTGCAGCCGTACGCCGATGCGCACAACATCATCCTGATCGCTCCTGCGGCACGTGCCTACTCCTGGGATATTATTGCCAGCGACGCCTTTGGCCCGGATGCCATCTACCTGGACCAGGCACTTGCGCTCGCCTTTGACACGTATGCCATTGACCACCAACAGCTGGCTATCGGGGGCTTTTCGGACGGTGCTTCCTATGCCCTTTGCCTTGGCCTGACAAACGGCGACCTGTTTACGCACGTCATCGCCTTCTCGCCCGGCTTTGCCTACACCCTCCAGACAAGGGGGAAGCCAGCTGTGTTTATCTCGCATGGGGTGGATGACCCTGTGCTGCCCATTGCCCCCTGTAGCCGGCGTATTGCATCACAGCTGCGGCGGCAGGGCGTGGCACTAAAGTATACAGAGTTTGCCGGTGGGCACGAGATACCCGCAGCTATCTCAGCTAGTGCCGTCGCGTGGTTTGCACCTGCCCAGCACTAA
- a CDS encoding amidoligase family protein, with the protein MPFKQPPVLYNEEGKPRTVGFELEYANLGIDASAKIVQALYGGRIEQESRFRLQVTDTELGDFTIEFDLTLLTEQRYKKAFEAFNIQVDTIKVGNGTLQDEVETALESIVGKIFPYEIACPPLPCTQLQQLEKLREALYRHHAEGTTSFVTNAFGTHINVELPDTETETILTYLRAFVLLYPWLLYVGHTDLARKISPFIDPYPEAYVELVLLPAYHPNLRDLIHDYHTFNPNRNRPLDMYPLFAALEGELLKQYSDIGKVKARKTFHYRLPNSSIAQPDWTLAQEWNNWIRVEELAQDREAVRQLSQEYLSLKKHTLIGFENKWIKRIEQWLP; encoded by the coding sequence ATGCCATTTAAGCAACCACCTGTACTGTACAACGAAGAAGGTAAGCCCCGCACCGTTGGCTTTGAACTGGAGTATGCCAACCTGGGCATAGATGCGTCTGCCAAGATCGTGCAGGCGCTGTACGGAGGCCGCATTGAGCAGGAGAGCCGCTTCCGGCTGCAGGTGACCGACACCGAGCTGGGCGACTTTACAATAGAGTTTGACCTGACCCTGCTGACGGAGCAGCGCTACAAGAAGGCTTTTGAAGCCTTCAACATACAGGTTGATACCATCAAAGTAGGGAACGGCACCCTGCAGGACGAGGTGGAGACGGCGCTGGAGAGCATCGTGGGCAAGATTTTCCCTTATGAGATCGCCTGCCCGCCTTTGCCGTGCACCCAGCTACAGCAGCTCGAGAAACTGCGGGAGGCCCTTTACAGGCACCATGCAGAAGGCACAACCTCTTTCGTGACCAACGCCTTTGGCACGCACATCAACGTAGAGCTGCCCGATACCGAAACCGAGACCATTCTCACCTACCTCAGGGCCTTTGTCCTGCTTTACCCCTGGTTGCTGTATGTGGGCCACACAGACCTGGCACGCAAAATAAGCCCCTTTATAGACCCTTACCCGGAGGCGTATGTGGAGTTGGTGCTGCTGCCTGCCTACCATCCCAACCTGCGGGACCTTATACACGATTACCACACCTTTAACCCCAACCGCAACCGCCCGCTGGACATGTACCCGCTGTTTGCCGCCCTCGAGGGGGAGCTGCTGAAGCAGTACAGCGACATCGGGAAAGTGAAGGCACGGAAGACCTTCCACTACAGGCTACCCAACAGCTCTATTGCACAACCAGACTGGACCCTGGCGCAGGAATGGAACAACTGGATTAGGGTTGAGGAGCTGGCCCAGGACCGGGAAGCCGTGCGGCAGTTAAGCCAGGAGTACCTTTCCCTGAAGAAGCACACGCTGATAGGCTTTGAAAACAAGTGGATTAAACGAATAGAGCAATGGCTGCCATGA
- a CDS encoding gamma-glutamyl-gamma-aminobutyrate hydrolase family protein, producing MRQVQKINRGRPTIGVTGPDKGGEAAWLFTALSVWLAGGKPVRITPARPRTADGLQALIVGGGADVDPSTYEQAHVIEDYLQQTIRQPHTNIFKRIGRFARWLYFPALFFVRKLLSRKPQFGLDRDRDHLELQLIDQAAKKDLPLMGICRGAQLLNVYFRGTLYKSINTFYTEAPNPASIFPVKEVSIEAGSKLGSVLGVQRLEVNALHNQAVKEPGEGIAIVAREPNQVVQGIEHLSHDYMVGVQWHPEYLPQFAVHRRLFKALVQQAREVSQQIEERDMQEALAHPNPTLLQKLEAQTEKE from the coding sequence ATGAGGCAAGTACAAAAGATAAACCGCGGCAGGCCCACCATCGGTGTTACAGGGCCAGACAAAGGAGGCGAAGCCGCCTGGTTGTTCACTGCGCTGTCGGTGTGGCTGGCGGGCGGAAAACCGGTGCGGATCACCCCGGCCAGGCCCCGCACGGCAGACGGCCTGCAGGCCCTGATTGTTGGCGGCGGGGCCGACGTAGACCCCAGTACCTACGAGCAGGCGCACGTGATCGAGGATTACCTGCAGCAGACCATACGCCAGCCGCACACAAACATTTTCAAGCGGATCGGGCGCTTCGCCCGCTGGCTGTACTTCCCGGCGCTGTTTTTCGTGCGAAAGCTGCTGAGCCGGAAGCCGCAGTTTGGCCTCGACCGCGACCGCGATCACCTGGAGCTACAACTGATTGACCAGGCGGCCAAAAAAGACCTTCCTTTGATGGGCATCTGCCGTGGTGCGCAACTGCTCAATGTATACTTCCGGGGTACGCTCTACAAGAGCATCAACACATTTTATACCGAGGCCCCCAACCCGGCAAGTATCTTCCCGGTGAAGGAGGTAAGTATAGAGGCGGGCAGCAAGCTTGGCTCCGTGCTGGGTGTGCAGCGGCTAGAGGTAAACGCGCTGCATAACCAGGCCGTGAAAGAGCCGGGCGAGGGCATCGCCATTGTCGCACGGGAGCCGAACCAGGTGGTGCAGGGCATTGAGCACCTGTCGCACGACTACATGGTGGGGGTGCAGTGGCACCCGGAGTACCTGCCGCAGTTTGCTGTACACCGCCGCCTGTTCAAAGCCTTGGTGCAGCAGGCACGCGAGGTAAGCCAGCAGATAGAAGAGCGGGACATGCAGGAAGCGTTGGCGCACCCCAACCCGACATTGCTGCAGAAGCTAGAGGCGCAGACAGAGAAAGAGTAG
- a CDS encoding zinc-dependent alcohol dehydrogenase, with protein sequence MLAMDYRGPQRVRIENKPMPEILHPQDAIVRVTRSCICGSDLHLYNGNVPDTRVGETFGHEFIGVVEEVGPDVHKLKVGDQVIVPFNIACGECTFCKQELYGNCHEANPQATAVGGIFGYSHIAGGYNGGQAEYARVPYANVGPTVIPDWMHPDDAVLLTDVVPTGYQAAEMGGIQKGDTVAIFGAGPIGIMAAKSAWLFGAGRVIVFDQEEYRLDFVRKFAQCEAYDFRSITDPVVFMKKQTDSLGADVCIDAVGAEAAGSKLQTITGRKTLMQAGSATALQWAINSVKKGGVVSIVGVYGPTGNLIPIGNALNKGVTIRGNQASVKRLLPRMIEHIQNGVFSPREMITHHIPLEDISDAYRIFSDKLDNCIKTVLVPPSAKM encoded by the coding sequence ATGCTGGCAATGGATTACCGGGGACCGCAACGGGTCCGCATTGAAAACAAGCCTATGCCCGAGATACTGCATCCCCAGGATGCCATTGTTCGGGTAACCCGCTCCTGTATTTGCGGGTCTGATCTGCATTTATACAACGGCAACGTGCCGGACACACGCGTGGGCGAAACCTTCGGCCACGAGTTTATCGGAGTGGTAGAGGAGGTTGGCCCGGACGTACACAAACTGAAGGTGGGCGACCAGGTGATTGTACCTTTTAACATTGCCTGCGGGGAGTGTACTTTTTGCAAGCAGGAGCTGTACGGCAACTGCCACGAGGCCAACCCACAGGCTACCGCAGTAGGAGGCATCTTTGGCTACTCCCACATAGCGGGTGGCTATAACGGAGGCCAGGCAGAGTATGCACGTGTGCCGTATGCGAACGTCGGCCCAACTGTTATCCCGGACTGGATGCACCCGGACGATGCCGTATTGCTGACGGACGTAGTGCCAACAGGTTACCAGGCGGCAGAAATGGGAGGCATACAAAAGGGCGATACGGTCGCCATATTCGGCGCAGGCCCAATCGGTATCATGGCTGCAAAGAGCGCCTGGCTGTTTGGGGCAGGCCGTGTGATCGTGTTCGACCAGGAAGAATACCGCCTGGACTTTGTGCGCAAGTTTGCACAGTGCGAGGCCTATGACTTCAGGTCTATCACAGATCCGGTGGTGTTTATGAAGAAGCAAACAGACTCCCTGGGGGCCGATGTTTGTATTGATGCGGTAGGCGCCGAGGCGGCAGGTAGTAAGCTGCAAACCATTACCGGGCGTAAAACGCTGATGCAGGCGGGCTCTGCCACAGCCTTGCAGTGGGCCATCAACTCTGTTAAAAAAGGCGGCGTGGTCTCTATTGTCGGGGTGTACGGCCCTACCGGTAACCTTATCCCGATTGGCAATGCGCTAAACAAAGGGGTAACGATCCGGGGGAACCAGGCGTCGGTGAAGCGCCTGCTGCCAAGAATGATCGAGCACATTCAAAACGGCGTTTTCAGCCCAAGGGAGATGATCACGCACCACATCCCATTGGAGGATATCTCCGACGCCTATCGAATTTTTTCGGACAAGCTGGATAACTGCATCAAAACAGTGCTTGTTCCGCCATCAGCTAAAATGTAA
- a CDS encoding DoxX family protein, with protein sequence MEKYLGKYSPQLYAILRIVAGGMFTMHGSQKLLGWPGDGNTVELVSLMGFAGIIELVGGLMILFGFFASWAAFIASGEMAVAFFKAHAPQGWNPVMNEGETAVLYCFLFLYIAAHGAGIWSVDAARKGEHRG encoded by the coding sequence ATGGAAAAGTATCTCGGAAAGTACAGCCCACAACTCTACGCCATCCTGCGCATCGTGGCGGGCGGCATGTTTACAATGCACGGAAGCCAGAAACTGCTTGGCTGGCCGGGAGACGGCAATACCGTGGAACTGGTCTCCCTCATGGGCTTTGCCGGAATTATTGAACTGGTGGGCGGCCTTATGATCCTGTTTGGCTTTTTTGCCAGTTGGGCGGCTTTTATTGCCAGCGGCGAGATGGCCGTGGCTTTTTTTAAAGCGCATGCTCCCCAAGGCTGGAACCCGGTCATGAATGAGGGCGAAACGGCTGTGCTCTACTGTTTCCTGTTTCTGTACATTGCTGCGCACGGGGCCGGTATCTGGAGTGTGGACGCCGCCCGAAAGGGAGAGCATAGGGGCTAG
- a CDS encoding cupin domain-containing protein produces the protein MSPIREFIASGVLELYVLGAATPEEVREVERMAAAHPEVRQELNAASQALGDYALAHAVEPRNTVKALVLATIDYMERMKHGELPASPPRITSASRPEDFEPWLSRQDMELPVDADSVYAKIIGYTPAATTAIAWIRSASDFEVHHEEHESFLIVEGTCNMILGEKKYPLAAGDYFAVPLHTPHRVEVTSAAPCKAVMQRISIS, from the coding sequence ATGAGCCCTATCAGAGAATTTATAGCATCCGGGGTTTTGGAGCTTTATGTCCTGGGTGCTGCCACTCCGGAGGAGGTCCGTGAAGTAGAGCGCATGGCTGCCGCACACCCTGAAGTCCGGCAGGAGCTGAACGCAGCTAGCCAGGCTCTCGGCGACTACGCCCTGGCACACGCCGTGGAGCCCAGAAACACCGTTAAAGCCCTGGTGCTTGCCACCATTGACTACATGGAGCGCATGAAGCACGGAGAGCTGCCTGCCTCCCCGCCACGCATCACCAGCGCGTCCAGGCCGGAGGACTTTGAGCCCTGGCTGAGCCGCCAGGATATGGAGCTACCTGTGGATGCAGATAGCGTGTATGCTAAAATCATAGGCTATACTCCCGCCGCCACCACAGCCATCGCCTGGATCAGAAGCGCGTCTGACTTCGAAGTGCACCACGAGGAGCACGAAAGCTTTCTGATAGTGGAAGGCACCTGTAACATGATCCTCGGGGAGAAAAAATACCCGCTGGCGGCAGGCGATTATTTTGCCGTGCCGCTTCACACGCCGCACAGGGTGGAGGTAACATCTGCCGCTCCCTGTAAAGCCGTTATGCAGCGTATAAGCATCTCCTGA